atatagtaatgtagaatattatatagtattgtaatataacatttgaataGTAGAATAACATTATAGTTGACTTTAgttgaataaataactaaCCTACACAAATTCGTTATTACacgtacatttaatttaaattaattttattagaatatcaATGACATCCATTATCcattatgaaaatgaaaatgaaaaatccATATCACGATACAGTctattcattcattcataacAGTCATTGTTAAATATCTAGACAAACTAAAATGTGCACTATATACTTGAGGACAGATTGTTTCAGGTAAAGAAGATTAATGTAgttacatcatcatcatcagcctatcggagctcactgctgagcaaaggcctctcaaatggagaaggttagggcattaatcaccacgctttctcaagacgggttggcgatttcaatcttttaATTTGAGATTCCTTCACCGttcgtcagtggtgtctaaatactcttagaaagtacatatgattcggaaaaaatcacattggtacttgccaggtttcgaacccgcgccctcaagtatgagaggcgggtcttttaacctccaggccaccacgacttcatAGTAGTAGTTACATATGTACAGTAAACTATTCTATTGAGACACATACTTGCTGCACCTGCAGGAGCTTGTATAGGAGCTCTTGCGGTATATGTGGCGCAGATTTTGGCTGCTGCTGTTGCTGttgctgctgctgctgctgtTGTTGCTGCTGCTGTTGTTGCTCCATGCTCTTGTTAAGCATCTGTTTAGGAACATCATTGGATTTATCATTttgagattattattaatgaaaacgaTCCTTTATTTCCAGGATTTATAGTAAACCTTTCACCACTTATATTTACTAAAGTTacaaatagattatttttgagtttttttcttaatattttcttttgttttcctaatttttgtttctcttCATTAACGATATCAACCGTTAACGAATGAACTAAGATGTATATTCGTCACTGCATACATTAGACTTTAGAGCTATgtacatttacatttagaaCTACACAAGATAATGAAGTAAATGAAATTCCACCTGAAGCAGACTCATCGGCGGAGGCTGCGGTCTAGGAGGCTCCGCAGTCACCGCGTGGCCACCAGAGACCTGCGCAAGCTGAACAAaagcattataataatagagatacattttatatatatatatatatatatatatattagaaaattttaatttgttttacattGTATTTCCAAGAATCTATactcaaaacaaataatctaCCAGTGCGGATGTTCACAATCGAAATGGCATTTGTTTCTTATTGTTGTTTtgcattttcatattaatatacgtTGCCAATTACCTTCaaggtaatattattttttttgtatagataaATACACTGTTATAGTATGATGAATAACTCACAAGTCGTTTGAAAGCGGACAGGTCGTGGTCGTGGTGGTGGGCGGGCGGCTGGGTCGGTCGGAGCCGAGCCTCCAACTCCTCTAGGCTGTGGATCTTGCCACCCACGTTGTTCAATTCTattgaaacatttattatgtagACAGTATGAGGAGGACCCACAAATTGAAACATAGAACCATCAATATCACCAATCAAAGAAGTCAATTACGATCTACCGTTGCTTTCTATATTAGCAAAGCTTCTTAACAGTGTAAGGAGTTTCTAGTCTAACCCATATTAACATAGAGATGAACTTTGTCATAATttgtatcttattatttattatagtgaaTTACTATTTCGTCAATGTAGTAGAGGTAACAAAatctaatgttttaattatacaatatttaccaGGTCGAGGATCAGCCTCGGCCCCAGCTCTTCTCAGCAGTTCCAGCAGAGATGGCGCTGTGGTGGTAGGTACGCCAGAAGCAGGAGTCGTCTCGCGAGTAGAGTTGTCCAGATCTAAGaaggacatttttatatattaattgcttACAAACCTCTGAAACGTCAAGCaagttgaataatattttatgacgttaagaatattatagtCGCAATAATTTGATGagaacttttattttgtatttattgatatacacACCGTCTATCATGTTATGCATAAGTCTCTCATAATGCCTGTCAGTATGTCTGTCGGCCGGCGGAGAGTCGCGACGGAACCAACGACTGAAGCGACTGCCTTCAGCCTCGCTGGTGccattctaaaaatatatataaattattatactatacgTATTACGATTGACATGAAAggtaaattgtattattatttacgtttatttgtgtgtgtgggtgtgtgtgtgtgtgtggatAGGTTTctatacataacatataatgaatagcctatatttattatataattaatcgtaaatattttaaatttcaataaccacatttataatattcataaaatattatcgcttcattcaattttatttgtattgtttttttgggaaaattatgttcaatgtaAACATTGCCATACTTACAGTAAGTACTTCCGGTATTGAGTCGAATTTAAGGAATTCGTCTAGATTGAAGTCCGGCTCTGGTGCCACTGTCTCCTCACTCTTACTCTCCACACCAGAATCCTTGTCCTAATAAAACAAAgggaacaattaaattaagaaaaaaatcataaagtttGCATTTTAAGACGAtatcattgttataatattaaatatatgattattataaacagacaCCTCATTTTGACAAGTATCTTTCATCGTTTGCTCTTTGTCATATATCTTGACACATCATCGTTCACGGTCACCAGTGATACGAGCCAgtctcataaaatttattgtgtgTTACAGAAATCCGTTTGCACGCATTCCATTGAATAATAACAACCAATTTAAATGtcttctaaatatttacagaGTAATATttggtacaaaatatatatttaaacatctaATAAATTTGCTAAATTGCTTGATGTGAAATAtgcacataaattaaaaaaaaaacttgcctATCAGAAAGTGGTTTGTGCCGTatgcgataaaaaaaaatattccattccATTATCATAATTGTTTTGaccaataaatacatatgtgtaaCTCCTACAGAATATCAcattttactgaaaatttattatatctaataacccaatataaaatgtaccgTGTTTTTGTTAGGAGACGGTCCCCTCCAACGATCTGGTGATCTCGGTGGACCGGGCCATGCCTgcggaataaaaaaatatataagaataatatataacatagttAAATGAATGGTGAACTAATTATGTTgttatacatactttttttctACATAACATGGCCGATTTTGAGgatataacaatatacataGGTCCttgacataaacaaaaaaggacatacgataattattattatgtgaaaattttattatttcaatgtactatatactgtatgtatgtactaACCGTGTCGTTGTTCCGTCCTTCTTCCGCGCCCCGTTCATTCTTACTCGGCTCGTCAAAACCACGCAGCTCGATCGTCTCCAACTGGGACGTCGGTCCGCCGCTAAacctaaaacattatttacatacatacatttgatACTGGCTTTTCTTGCAATATTAAACTGAAATCATCCACGACACATAAATTACATCTCCTTTGTTAATGTttacactttatttttacaccGGCTATTACTTATTCCTCATTTTTGGTGCTCCagacataatatattagtggaaatttttcattacagtTGTTCTTGACTTTGGACCTTCCAAGacttatatgttaataatagttGTAATATCTTCCTGTTTCATCTCGTCGAATGGATCCACTCTAGTAGTGTGTCGCTACTCTGATAAGCTTTTCTGCTTCTAGTATATAAGTCTAACATACCATTCTGGTTCATCTTCCTTCTCAAACCGTCGTTGAGAAAAGCGACCACCTGATCTACGGTTGTCCTCCCTGTAATAAATGTacacgtttaaattaaaaataaatttatacgaaattttatagaaaaataatattgaataagtgTAAATTATAGGATAACAAgctatttactttttacatatttattatatatagctcACGGTGAATCtttcttttttcattaaatgggcccaaatttttaaattacaaccaTACCTAAACCACACGCTTCACACATAAACATAATTCAAAtagacacatatatatatataaacgtatgTATTGCTTCTTGTCAATACAAACAgacagttatatataatgtatatgtatgtataatctatatataactcACCGATCCCGTTTCTCGTTGTTAAATCGATCGTCCCTTTCCCTCTTGATCTCAGAGGAGTAGGAATCTCGGTTGAAGGAGCGTCGATCAAACCTACAAAAATTGTCATATTAAAGTCATTCAATTGAGCCATTATATATCTacatcaattatataatttacatggACTCTGGTTAGTTCAAATacgaattcataaaaaaaggtGAGTATATCTTTAGAACTATTTCACTCACATACATAATGCTTTTAATTGATCAAGTGTACTATGTATTATTATGTCTCACCGATCAGAGTTAGTCCGCCTGTCATCTCTGTCGCGCTCGCGGTCTCGCGGCGGACGGTAGGGTTCGTTCCGCTCGTGTCGCTCGTTTCGCTCGTGTCGCTCGTTACGTTCATGTCGCTCGTTACGTTCGTGACGCTCAGTCCGTTCGTGTCGCTCATTACGGTCGTGTCGCTCAGTCCGGTCGTGTCGTTCGTTTCGATCATGTCGCTCATTACGCTCGTGTCTCTCGTGCCGCTCGTTACGCTCAGTTCGTTCGTTTCGCTCGTTCCGTTCGCCGCGGTACTCGTTCTCCTCCCACTGCCCAGGGGGCATGTCGCGCACCATTATACGACCAGAGCCGATACGGCGACCAGCTGCATACAAAAgattgtttaatattgttcttttattttaggaAGACAACACgattttacttttcataaaaaaaaatcatgatcTTACACTGTTGGCAAAATATACAATGTGTGATAAATCTCAAAGAACACATCACCTTTTTTGCCAGTGTAATTTAGGTcacattaatacataattttatatacatttgaagTTCATACTTTATCAAATCACGTATTCAACACGAATGATAAAGCAGTGACCAAAACAAGTTGTACATAAGTACATacgaatttaaaacataagtaATTTCGATGTAACTGAATGTATTAACTTTTTTCATGTCTTCAAACTTAATTGAATCTTGACACAATTTACATATTGCCATATAGGTTATGGGTTTGTGGTACAAAATTTGCGTTATGTGTAAGTACTGAGTGACGACGGCTAACCCTGTTCCGTTTTGAGTGCGGGTGGGTGTGTGGATAGCGGCGAGTCGGGTCTGGTCCGAGCCACGTGGGGTGGCGGTGCCGCGGCCGCTGGGGCTCCACATCCGGACGTGAAGGATCTCCTCTGAGGTGATAACACAATGCCGGTACTCGGCTCGCTCTCCTTACGAACGCGCTCGCGCGGATCCGCCGAACGACGCTCGCGATCACGCCCGTAAACACCCTGACggaatatattacaaataaaatatttctcgcagacatttttattatacaccaATGCTTCATATCCTaaggatttataataaattttattgtgacaCATTGTTTGCTTCGATCACAGATTGGtcgaatatataatatttttgtctagacctaagtaaaataaatactatgaaGATTGTTCAATCACTAATGTAACCCAACCCAAATCACCAATGTAGAAAGAAATCACGAGATGAATGTGATATTTCATGACGTACCTTATGGTTTTCAACCGGCGCATCTCCCTTAGCTCCCTTGTCATCACCGGCTGGAGATTCCGATCTTTTCTTCAGCACGCTGAAAGACAACATAGATTAGtgtaacgttttaaatatgaaatagataTTTGAATAAGAAATAAGGTAACATACAGAGCAAGGTGATCGTTCCCGGCGAATGCATTCTCCAGTCCCTGCTTGACGAGCGGCGAGTGCCGCAGTCGCATAAGTTGGTCCCGCGTATAAGTGAGGGGCCGACGGGAGGGACCCACAGCCAGCACAGCGGGATCGCCGCCGCCTGACCCGCCGCTTTCTTCGTGACCTGTCAATAttgaatcaaaattaaaaagaaaaaaacacaaacattgacagcaaaaaaaaaaaaccttattgaAACCTATGGCTTCCATAAATATCCATTGTGCGGAGTATGCATAGATCGATAGTGTATTACAAAcgattaaatttctaataacaataatCAGTTGATGAGTTCGTTACATTGTCATCACAAGGTGACCGTTACTAATGTCCAACTTACGCCACGACACACGCTTCACCCGTTTCGTCGGCGGGCCGGCGTGTACTTTTGGCGGTAGTTGTGACGGCACCTTTCTTAGCGCGCTTTGATACTTGAGTAGGAATGTGTGAACCGCACATTTTACTGGTGACACTATCTCTAGTGACATCACAGTCACCGTGGGCAGGACAGCCGATTTCTTCGCGCGACGTTTAGAAGCTCGACTACCAGCCCGTCGCCGTTGTCTCCGTGACTTCTTAGTCACCTCAACTTCGACATTGTTCACCATTACGGAAACGTGCCACGAAACAAAATGGcgcacaatatatttaaactaatagaATCTCAACTAGAcgtatatgtatagatatatttttaaaatataaaagtaaattattaacgattaatttttactatatatgaataattctaaatattaaaaaagctaGGATTGTCAGAGAGACGCAACGATTCGCGATTTGTACGTATAAAAAAGCTGCCAGCGCTCTGAAACTACGTAGTAACACTCGCGACAAGACGAGATGAAATAATTGTCAGGAAAAATCACGAAGTTATCGCAAAACACTATAGCAGACTCCTGCTTTCAACAGTTACGTCTCAAAGACTGGGATAAACGCGGCTTTGGTCGTTCCGTTAGAGTTGCATACGAAACTACCCTCCATTGGGATCAATTTTATCAGAAAACAGAAATTCAATATTCAACTTGTTGATATTATACCTACCTACATTTAATGATAGTAACGATAGACACGACACGTTTAATATGTTCTAAGATTTAGAGGGAAGTACATTCAGAAAATCTgtggtaaatttatttgtcacaCTGGTTTTTCATTTCAACAAATCAAACTATTTAGTTACTGAGATTATGAAATGCTttccataattaatttataaagagacataatatttaaaaaaaagttattatattatgtctgTCTTTGTTCCTTACCGTTAAAACTGAACATAACTACTTATGGTAgtaatgaaaacaaacattcacaaaaactaaaaatattattattattaaaaaatggctacaatttattattattaatatgaaacaagCGCTTGTaacacgaaatatatttttgtttataggaaacaaaAATGAAGAAATTTGTAGAACACGAGtgcatgaaaaataaatgagcgGTCATCTTAGGCCGTTATGTTGACGTCATTTAGCTGACATCGCCTTTGTGATACGAACTAAACGTGTATAGAAAAAGAATTCCTTTCAACACATCGGGGATAACTGCTTTATATTCTGGATGCAATAATTTGACCCCgatatatgaatgtatttaacataaacattttatattaaacaaaagctTGTAAAAATACTAGCTTGTGACCCATtgataaaaaacatcaaaaaatcTAACTGTAAAATACAGTTACGAACaagaatacgaaaaaaaaacatacctaATAAGTtgaggaaatatttatattaagaaactaCTTAACATCACCTAATACATGGAAATGActtagaatatattaatgtctCTATAAAAATCGCCAATATTCAGAATTcgccaataaatatatattttaaaactgttctTTGAATTTGTTTGCTTACCAAATGAATATACAAgaacgttatattttatatgcatatcATATTACGCtaaatacacaataaaaattcGATACTTGTATATAGCTGAAACACAAACATGGCAGATGAAAAAaatggtattaaaaatatagcagCTGCACATAAACacatacaaatgaaaaataaaatggatgaaggctaatttgtaataaaaccaTGTTACCTTGAGTAACATTATAAACATGGCATTCAAAGGTATCTagtctataaatatataagcaaaGGGGATGGTGACCTTCAACCTCCGCACCCTATTTGCAAACAGCTAGGGGATATTGAATGAAGCAAGTTATTGTTCAGTAACACAACATCTAGGGCATCTGTGTTCAACATAACACCATAAAGATCTTTACAAAATGCTATTACAGTTATTCGGAGTGGCGCAAAATTCAGTTAATGTaatatgaacataaaatatactcaTTAGAATTgcttttcatgaaatatttttcattttaatatgtttataattaaatttataactgacCGGAACAAgctatcaataatttattgtttatcaaTTTCTGTAAACAGTCAAAAGACAAAACGTTACAGTCAAAAGAACATTTTTTCATGCATTATAATAGAAAGTATATGAGTATCTATCTTTTCATCTTGGTTTTTGCAAAGTTACCATATTTCTAGGCAGTAAAACTTAGCTGTAGTGAGTTAAATACAGCTCATATTAAAGGTAACACAGCTGGAGTATAGGTTTTAGTGGCAAGGGCTGCATTTTATTCCACGTGTTTGAATATATCAGTaaactcattaaaaattttattcttattgatTTATCAACTCATACTCAAAACATATGTGAATTTGCCATATAAATCTTTAGCTATATTTAACTTTCGGTTGACAATTTGCTTGTATTTCATAGGACAAATTTCTATTCTTTCCTGGTCCATTCATCgaaactttcatatttataacattaataaaatattattttttatatgaaataatgttttaaagaatatttgttgaattacatgcttataaattaaattactccAGTTTTGATAAATGCTAAGATATggagaaaccaaaaaaaacttttattattatgtcattTCAGTTCACTTAACTTCACAAAACTTTCtgagtaattataaaatctgaatatatgcatttttgtttgtaaattgcTTAATTGGATAATTATGTTGGcatgtttatttacaatggataaaatgtgttttcctgcttcaaaatgttttattagtaATGATACTGTAAAACGgactagaaaaatatattttaaagccaAAAAAGTTCTTTTTCCACCAAGTACAGATGTAGTGCCactgataaaaataaagattcattataaatgtaacaaaacatcttaatttcatatttatcttcTCAATTTAtggaatataaacattttaaacatatcagGCATAAAAATGCTTTGTACATGTCTTacttaatattcttaacttaCTGTCCGTACTATTCGTTTCCTTCCCATTCCGTATAGTTACAGACGTGTTGTGATGTTACATAAcctatataattacaaaaattttaacctGCAAACATAATACAATGAGAGCATCAAAACCCATTCAGTTTTCAAACACAACTAATTTAGATAGTGTTCGACATGTCTACGTATTGATAgcttgcaataaaaataagcatAGGTGAAACGgatattttcaaacaatagTCTTTCAATTTTAATCACAGCATAGCAAAAAATTGCAGAGCATAGCATAGCGTAGGTTAAAACATTATGCTGAACACAGCATAAAATGTGGtttccaaaatatatgtagCAAGTCAGAATAGCctacaatatttaatgagggtaatatttcaaaaaccaCTGTTATTGTACAATATctgtatttctaaaaataatatacttgtgaaataaaaacttataagaaaacattaaaatagtatatggACAAAGTCAGATGTAGAGTACTTAAcctaatttcattatttaaagaataaactatgtcattacattattatcattacatgaatatttaaaaaaactatgtgTTACTTTATTCTATGTTGTCAGTTTTCAGTCAGTTAATAGCCAAAAAAAAGTTCCAAATGACAAGTTACTGCTTAGAAATCAAGCTTTATTATTAGGACTTAATTACAatgatatcaataattttcaggGATATATATGATGGGAGGaaactactttaaaataatctgcGTTATCGATTATTCTTTGTTTCATTGAATTTTAGTACGCCATATAAGTATCTAATTAGGACACTAAAGCATAGCATTTCTAGAATTAGAACGAGATCAATAGTGAATTAGATTGAAATTGGAAGgtacttttaaaaacacaatGAAGACGGAAGGcggttaaaaactttaattatgtaCCTGATTGGTTAGAGCCATTCGTCTGGCTTTCGTCCGTTGGATTTTCTTTCAATGAAGACAATAGGTTCACAGCTGACATAGCTTGCAATCGCACACAGTTTCAGTCttctttcaatatattaaaactactaATATTCCTAAAtaactttacaatatttacaaaattatatcaatcaaCTAGGTATTGTTTATATCACAGACTTTTCGTTTTTCACTAAACAATACGGATAAAAACGTCCACGcacgaaaatattatcaatatgtaCAAGAATCTaggtaaaataaacttatttacacATTAACAACTAACGTTTAAAAGCTACTGTTAACAAATACTTTCTAGCGATCACAAGATGTTCATAACTAAAAGAATTTATCAGTTTTcgatgcaaaaatatataaaacgtccGCCATATGCCTTTTGGGTCTGTATTATAAGAACAAATCTGAAAGATAATAACGAGAAACATTTGTTCCTTACAAGTTGCTAGTTTTAATTTGTTGGGCTTATATCCAGTTgccactattttattttttttctgtgtaACGGCATTCTTTGCTTCAATAAAGTTTCTTAATTTCAGTTTTtgctaaagtatttttatatattgcataTAAATAAGGTAATATTCATAAGTGCactaataaactaaattaccctaaaaaattataaattaggtTGTAAgctagataaataattaaaattcgtggatatttatatataaatcccCCAGTCACTGCCAGTATAATGGAATGAATTTTAGAtaactgtaatattttgatttataaactatgtttaataaaatgattgatAGAATATTGCAGTGGCAAGGTAAGGTAGAAAAGatcaataatgaataaatgtcATTGATTTCTGTGACAACGACAAAAAGCAAATGGCCGGTTGAAGTTTTTGTTGTTGATCGTTCTgctgttttgaaattaaagtgaatattgcattataatttggtggaaatattattttgttgttaaaatgtCTCTGAAATGGACTGGAAATCACAATGAAACTGGTATACTAAGAAAGAGTGATGCAAGCAGAGAGAAGAAAGAAGAGTTATTCGTGTTCGGGTATTCGTGCAAACTGTTCAGGGATGATGATAAAGCTCTGCACATTGACCAAGGAAAGCATCTCATTCCGTGGATGGGGGATGAAACTTTGAAAATCGACAGGTTCGATATGTTTTTAACTATAAGACTGCTAACTGTGGCgctaaagttttaaaagtacagtaaataatcagaaaatattaatttttcggAAGATGCTAAGTATTCGCAGAAAATGTTGAATGTTGTGGCCAGGCGTGGAGGGCGCACTGCTGTCGCGTGAGCGTCGCTGCTATGCATAAAGTTATGGTGACGTCCAGCGGTGGTATGTATAACCTATAAAGGTACCCTTGCGTATGTATGATAAATGTGATTTACCATGTCGACGTTCAATATGAAAAACTGATGTGATGTTTAAGTCTTAGTTTATAAGTGGTAGAGGATGTCACTAATAAGATACATCTGTAACGGCAGCCaaacaaaatttgaaatacaatCACACTGAGTATATGAAATTCCTTAGTATTTTAGGTATACTACAGAGCtatgaaaatgaataaaatattattgatgtcTGATTTATTCATAATGTTATACATGTATACATTAAGGATAAATGGATAGttaaggatattttataaattttctattgtatCTATGTTAACAACCAAGGCTTGGAATTTATGCTGAAATTTATGTTGGCAGGTATGACGCAAGAGGGGCCCTCCATGATTTGGTGTCCTTAGAAGCTCCACCTGGTGGCTTCGACTGGCGTGTGGAGCTTTCCAGATCTGAACAGGATGTGGAACAGCTCTGTGATGAGGAGAGATACCGGGCCCTACATACTGATGAAGATGAGGAAGAAATGTATAAgggtattaattttaaataaattaaccttcactttttctcttttataacataatatacatgCAACATAACTTCATAATTAAAACCCTTAGCCTCATAAAAAATCACTAATATACTATTAATGGTTATAAgctaatattctttttatatatagaggaAGAGCTTAAACGGCTCCATGCAGCAGGTTATGGTCAAGTCGGCTTCAACTATGACGCTCCAGCTGAAACACCTCCTGAACCTCCAGTAGAAATTGAAGAGCCCTTTGAACCTACAGCTTCATTTAAAGAACTGCTGCCTTCAAATACAGAATTTGTAAGtcaataattaagtttaaatagaCACATATGATTATAgcttgttaaaataaatctctcATTTTCTTgtgaatcatttatattaatgaaaaggttgagttaaatcaaataaattactttactgTTTTAGCCTCCAACACAGAAGCAAAATGCAATTATTGAAAAGACAGCCAAGTTTATAGCACATCAAGGTACCCAAATGGAAATTCTTATTAAGGCCAAACAGGGTGACAATCCCCAATTTCAATTTCTCAACAAAGATTCATCACTACATCCCTACTACACGACCCTTATAGCATTGGTCAAAGCTGGAAAGTGGCCGGAGAAGGCAGAGGTTGTTGAAGGTACATcagattttatcttattaatgGCATAAATTGAAAGTACTGAATTTTTGAAGTAcaaaaataactgttttttgtttagcttaaaatatcaaaataaagctTTTACACCCATAGCATGTTGTGACATGTTCAGAATATTAGACCAATTGTTGTGCAAGTTTTGCTGTCAGATccgtatatattaaaaaaaattattaagcaataacaaattaagtttttaaattggcAACAAATTGTCtcctatttcataataatctgCTGAATTTCAGAAAAACATGAAACAAATGAGGAGTACCTTCATCCAAGCTTAGCATCAACTGTTATAGAATCGGTGagtaaaattatactaaaaatacatGTTTCTATATATAGATAGTTCATTTCAATAGAGATTGGCAATCTTGTAATCAAAGTGATTGACCACAATTGCTCCATTCTTACGTACAATTGAATGTCAGTCAGGACCTATCAGGATAATAATTTCATCTCAATGAACCCACCACAGTTTCAACTATCTTTTCATCATTATACAACTgtgtaaatatgtttattttataattttattttgaacaagATAATGTATTGCTTTTGTTTTGTCAAATTGACACGATCCTTTTTTACTCATCAAAGTCTATATGTGTTTGAAAAGTCAGTGttgtaaagataaatatataataaacatttgtaacaattattatttgaactaTAAGCAactcacaaatattaaaaaaactgactATAACAAA
This Danaus plexippus chromosome Z, MEX_DaPlex, whole genome shotgun sequence DNA region includes the following protein-coding sequences:
- the LOC116778177 gene encoding eukaryotic translation initiation factor 4E transporter isoform X2; the encoded protein is MVNNVEVEVTKKSRRQRRRAGSRASKRRAKKSAVLPTVTVMSLEIVSPVKCAVHTFLLKYQSALRKVPSQLPPKVHAGPPTKRVKRVSWRHEESGGSGGGDPAVLAVGPSRRPLTYTRDQLMRLRHSPLVKQGLENAFAGNDHLALVLKKRSESPAGDDKGAKGDAPVENHKGVYGRDRERRSADPRERVRKESEPSTGIVLSPQRRSFTSGCGAPAAAAPPPHVARTRPDSPLSTHPPALKTEQAGRRIGSGRIMVRDMPPGQWEENEYRGERNERNERTERNERHERHERNERHDRNERHDRTERHDRNERHERTERHERNERHERNERHERNERHERNEPYRPPRDRERDRDDRRTNSDRFDRRSFNRDSYSSEIKRERDDRFNNEKRDREDNRRSGGRFSQRRFEKEDEPEWFSGGPTSQLETIELRGFDEPSKNERGAEEGRNNDTAWPGPPRSPDRWRGPSPNKNTDKDSGVESKSEETVAPEPDFNLDEFLKFDSIPEVLTNGTSEAEGSRFSRWFRRDSPPADRHTDRHYERLMHNMIDDLDNSTRETTPASGVPTTTAPSLLELLRRAGAEADPRPELNNVGGKIHSLEELEARLRPTQPPAHHHDHDLSAFKRLLAQVSGGHAVTAEPPRPQPPPMSLLQMLNKSMEQQQQQQQQQQQQQQQQQQPKSAPHIPQELLYKLLQVQQQQRQQGDVGMGLPSERELLQRPEAQAIIHGLKAGEITVQNLMQQLGNPGLQSRHRELLLTILRVHQQRQQMGGSPLPVVSPPHLVVPHHQPLRLSPLPSSGVPARIPSPRELAAHTQSIMQGALIKKKLEEQRENYRRRHDLPTKQHTQISFTPTSVLRKMSAAADKEEGGSPKGAGWHGITHAKPHGRPIVKGNQSGTAPMGYATSQQDYQQHYLNQQQQQMSNANRAFPHQQPRQVTNSLNNMSGMGNMGGMGGMARGTTLHQLLVQSHQRSLNEMGGGAGGGDNQLARWFSPELLARASAGKLPSVHVPNALSLEDLERHHHSPAPPVRN
- the LOC116778177 gene encoding eukaryotic translation initiation factor 4E transporter isoform X1, which translates into the protein MVNNVEVEVTKKSRRQRRRAGSRASKRRAKKSAVLPTVTVMSLEIVSPVKCAVHTFLLKYQSALRKVPSQLPPKVHAGPPTKRVKRVSWRHEESGGSGGGDPAVLAVGPSRRPLTYTRDQLMRLRHSPLVKQGLENAFAGNDHLALVLKKRSESPAGDDKGAKGDAPVENHKGVYGRDRERRSADPRERVRKESEPSTGIVLSPQRRSFTSGCGAPAAAAPPPHVARTRPDSPLSTHPPALKTEQAGRRIGSGRIMVRDMPPGQWEENEYRGERNERNERTERNERHERHERNERHDRNERHDRTERHDRNERHERTERHERNERHERNERHERNERHERNEPYRPPRDRERDRDDRRTNSDRFDRRSFNRDSYSSEIKRERDDRFNNEKRDREDNRRSGGRFSQRRFEKEDEPEWFSGGPTSQLETIELRGFDEPSKNERGAEEGRNNDTAWPGPPRSPDRWRGPSPNKNTDKDSGVESKSEETVAPEPDFNLDEFLKFDSIPEVLTNGTSEAEGSRFSRWFRRDSPPADRHTDRHYERLMHNMIDDLDNSTRETTPASGVPTTTAPSLLELLRRAGAEADPRPELNNVGGKIHSLEELEARLRPTQPPAHHHDHDLSAFKRLLAQVSGGHAVTAEPPRPQPPPMSLLQMLNKSMEQQQQQQQQQQQQQQQQQQPKSAPHIPQELLYKLLQVQQQQQRQQGDVGMGLPSERELLQRPEAQAIIHGLKAGEITVQNLMQQLGNPGLQSRHRELLLTILRVHQQRQQMGGSPLPVVSPPHLVVPHHQPLRLSPLPSSGVPARIPSPRELAAHTQSIMQGALIKKKLEEQRENYRRRHDLPTKQHTQISFTPTSVLRKMSAAADKEEGGSPKGAGWHGITHAKPHGRPIVKGNQSGTAPMGYATSQQDYQQHYLNQQQQQMSNANRAFPHQQPRQVTNSLNNMSGMGNMGGMGGMARGTTLHQLLVQSHQRSLNEMGGGAGGGDNQLARWFSPELLARASAGKLPSVHVPNALSLEDLERHHHSPAPPVRN